Genomic segment of archaeon BMS3Bbin15:
GCTGGAGACGTTGAGTTTATACTGAAGCACAGAGGTGAGCTTGAAGGCGGCTACAGGCTTACGGATGGTTATATTAAGGAGAATACATCTTTTGAAAGTATAGCTGACTTTGCAAGAGCTTTTGTGGAATTTAAGGCTGAAATCAGTGACATACCCGGGCTCAAAAAGGTTTTCAGGCTGCACCCGCCAAGAAAAGGTCACAGAGGAATAAAAAGAAGCTTCAAAGAGGGAGGCTCTCTCGGGTATAGAGGCAGTGAAATTAAAAGGTTACTGAATAAAATGAGGTGATTCTTATGGCTCTGAAATACAGGAAATTAAGGAGAAAAGCAGGTAACAGGAGCTGTGGTAGAGGTTCTCACAAGAAAAATAGAGGTGCAGGAAATAGAGGAGGCAAAGGTATGGCAGGTACCCATAAAGGTAAGTACACTTGGGTTGTTAAGTATGCACCAAGATACTTTGGGAGATATGGCTTTAAATTGCCGGAAGGAGTAAGGAATATCTACAGAAGTATAAATATTGGAGAGCTTGATGAGATTGCCTCTGAACTTCTTGCTGAAGGAATTGCCAGAGAGAGTGATGATGGTATTGAGATAGATATAACTGTTCTTGGCTGCAAGAAAGTCCTCGGCAAGGGAAAATTAACAAGAAAACTGGTTATCAAAGCACCCAGATTTTCAGGAACTGCTGTGGAAAAGATAAAGGAAGCAGGCGGAAAGGCAGTTATACTGGAGTGAAACTATGGGAATTCTCCATAGCTATGAAGGTTTTCTAACAAGTTTGCCAGAAGTTGAACGTCCTAAGGTCGCAATGACCTTTAAGAATAAGATGAAGTGGACTGGAATAATACTTATCACCTATCTGGTGATGACAAACATAATGCTGTATGGTCTTGACCATGCCAGAGCAGTGAACTACTTCAGTCAGATGCAGACAATTCTTGCCAGCAAGTTTGGTACACTTATCACTCTGGGTATAGGGCCTATTGTAACGGGTTCGATAATTCTGCAGATTCTTGTCGGTGGAAAACTTATAGACCTTGACATGGAAAATCCCAGAGATAAGGAAATCTACCAGGGCACTCAGAAGATTCTTTCTGTGGCATTTACGGTATTTGAAGCAGGTATAATGGTTATTATGGGTGCCCTCCCAGCTCAGGGTAATGACCCGTTCCTCAAATTCATGATAATTGCCCAGCTGGTCATAGCTGGAGTCTTGATAATATATATGGATGAAGTTGTTTCCAGATGGGGTTTCGGCTCAGGCATAGGCCTCTTTATTGTTGCCGGTGTGGCTGAACAGATAGTTTACAGGAGTATAGCTCCGATTAAAATTGGACAGCAGTATGCAGGCGTAATATTAAATACCTTCAACCAGTTGCTCTTTAGTGGGGGAGGAATTAATACTCTATTTGATCTTACTCCTCTTCTGGGAACGATAATTGTATTTCTTTTTGTTGTGTATGTTGAGAGTATGCGTATTGAAATTCCGCTTACCTATGGAAAATTCAGAGGTGCGAGAGGCAGGTATCCAATAAAATTCATATACGCGAGTAATATTCCAGTTATTTTTGCAAGTATTCTGATGGCAAATGTCCAGCTATGGGCAAGGCTGCTTCAGAATCTTGGCCACCCTCTTCTGGGTACGGTGGGCGCTGGTGGTCCAGGCACATATACGGGTATAGTTAAGTATTTTAGCTATCCCACTCCGATATACAGAGCTGATTTTAACCCGATACACGCAATTATATTCGCCATAATTCTTATAATACTCTCGGTGATATTCTCTATATTCTGGGTTGAGACATCCGGTATGAATGCCAAGACTGTGGCAAAACAACTTCACAGTGGTGGGATGCAAATCCCAGGTTTCAGAGGGGATATAAGAATTATAGAAAGGGTACTTCAGCGACATATTCCTGCTGTTACTGTGCTGGGTGGTGCTGCTGTTGGCTTACTTGCTGCTTTTGGAGATATTACAGGTGCCCTTGGTGGTGGTACTGGCGTCCTTCTGACAGTAGGTATATTATACCAGATGTATGAGTCTATGGCAAAGGAGCAGCTCTTTGATCTCCATCCAATGATGCGCAAAATTCTTGGTGACGTAATTTGAGGTGATAGGAATGAAACTTATTGTGGTTACTGGAATCCCTGGTGTTGGAAAAACCACTGTTTTAAATAGTGCTCTTGAAAAGCTATCTGAAGATTTCACAATAATAAATTATGGAGATAAGATGCTTTCAGTGGCACTTGAAAAAAAGCTGATTTCCAACAGGGATGAAATGAGAAAGCTTCATCATGATGTGCAGAAAGATATTCAGAGAGAAGCTGCCAAGGCTATAGCCGAGGAAGCCAAAACAGATAATGTTATTGTTGATACCCACTGTACAATAAAGACTCCACGGGGATATCTTCCG
This window contains:
- a CDS encoding 50S ribosomal protein L30P, with amino-acid sequence MKRLAVVKVRGSIDVRGTIRDTFKMLNIIRVNNCTFIDNRPTYRGMLQKVKDYVTWGEVSAGDVEFILKHRGELEGGYRLTDGYIKENTSFESIADFARAFVEFKAEISDIPGLKKVFRLHPPRKGHRGIKRSFKEGGSLGYRGSEIKRLLNKMR
- a CDS encoding 50S ribosomal protein L15P produces the protein MALKYRKLRRKAGNRSCGRGSHKKNRGAGNRGGKGMAGTHKGKYTWVVKYAPRYFGRYGFKLPEGVRNIYRSINIGELDEIASELLAEGIARESDDGIEIDITVLGCKKVLGKGKLTRKLVIKAPRFSGTAVEKIKEAGGKAVILE
- a CDS encoding preprotein translocase subunit SecY yields the protein MGILHSYEGFLTSLPEVERPKVAMTFKNKMKWTGIILITYLVMTNIMLYGLDHARAVNYFSQMQTILASKFGTLITLGIGPIVTGSIILQILVGGKLIDLDMENPRDKEIYQGTQKILSVAFTVFEAGIMVIMGALPAQGNDPFLKFMIIAQLVIAGVLIIYMDEVVSRWGFGSGIGLFIVAGVAEQIVYRSIAPIKIGQQYAGVILNTFNQLLFSGGGINTLFDLTPLLGTIIVFLFVVYVESMRIEIPLTYGKFRGARGRYPIKFIYASNIPVIFASILMANVQLWARLLQNLGHPLLGTVGAGGPGTYTGIVKYFSYPTPIYRADFNPIHAIIFAIILIILSVIFSIFWVETSGMNAKTVAKQLHSGGMQIPGFRGDIRIIERVLQRHIPAVTVLGGAAVGLLAAFGDITGALGGGTGVLLTVGILYQMYESMAKEQLFDLHPMMRKILGDVI